The following coding sequences lie in one Maribacter forsetii DSM 18668 genomic window:
- a CDS encoding ASCH domain-containing protein has product MENASARNMWGNYLKNHLEDVFHETPKTMFFGNNEHDANESVRLIQSGDKKAISHSLLGLQNRNEPLPKIGDYIVVTDWNGEAQCIVATTAVTLKPYFSIDTTYAQLEANGDKSLDSWKKYHWDFFTKELQEFKREPRESMIVVCQNFKKVN; this is encoded by the coding sequence ATGGAAAATGCTTCGGCCAGAAATATGTGGGGTAATTATTTGAAAAATCATCTCGAAGATGTCTTTCATGAGACACCAAAAACAATGTTTTTTGGCAATAATGAACACGATGCTAATGAAAGCGTTAGGTTAATACAAAGTGGCGATAAAAAAGCAATCTCACATTCTCTATTAGGTTTACAAAACCGTAATGAACCGTTACCTAAAATAGGAGACTATATTGTGGTAACAGATTGGAATGGCGAGGCACAATGTATTGTTGCAACCACTGCGGTTACACTTAAGCCATATTTTAGTATTGACACTACTTATGCCCAATTAGAAGCTAATGGGGATAAATCATTAGACAGCTGGAAAAAATATCATTGGGATTTTTTCACTAAGGAATTACAAGAATTTAAAAGAGAACCAAGAGAAAGTATGATTGTTGTCTGCCAAAACTTTAAAAAGGTAAATTAA
- a CDS encoding GMC oxidoreductase: MNQDEIFDAIVVGTGISGGWAAKELTEKGLKTLVLERGPMVKHIEDYPTMNDDPWDYPLKGKLSKEDQEKYHIQKRVIWAPTEDSKHFFVNDLDHPYVETKRFDWIRGYQVGGRSLTWGRQSYRWSDIDFEANKKDGVGVDWPVRYKDIAPWYDKVEEYIGVSGEALGLEVLPDGKFQPAMKLNCVEEDFKKTTADKFDDGRLVTIGRTAHITDPNATFEGRGTCQNRDRCWRGCPFGGYFSSNSSTLPAAERTGNMTLRPNSIVHEIIYDDTTKKATGVRVIDAETNEKIEFKAKVIFLCASAMASVGILLQSKSERFPNGLGNDSDALGRGIMDHHYKLGATAKVDGYLDKYYKGRRANGFYIPRFVNLNEETKREGYLRGFGYQGTASRGDWSAEIGELGYGKDLKESVLKPGRWTIGVTGFGEFLPYDDNRVTLSPTEKDKWGLPQLAFDVEFKENEYKMREDIKKEIVNMFEAAGFKDVASYEEPSGPGLGIHEMGGARMGHNAKTSIINKNNQVHLVPNVYVTDGAFMSSSSCVNPSLTYMAFTARAANHAAEQLKAGKFS, encoded by the coding sequence ATGAATCAAGATGAAATATTCGACGCAATCGTTGTCGGAACAGGAATAAGTGGCGGCTGGGCTGCTAAGGAATTAACAGAGAAGGGCTTAAAAACACTTGTTTTGGAACGCGGCCCAATGGTAAAGCATATTGAAGATTATCCTACAATGAACGATGATCCTTGGGATTATCCGTTAAAGGGTAAATTATCAAAAGAGGACCAAGAAAAATATCATATACAAAAAAGAGTGATATGGGCACCTACCGAAGATTCTAAACACTTTTTTGTTAACGATCTGGACCACCCTTATGTAGAAACAAAACGTTTTGACTGGATACGTGGTTATCAAGTAGGCGGAAGATCCTTGACCTGGGGAAGACAAAGCTACCGATGGAGCGATATTGATTTTGAAGCGAATAAAAAAGATGGTGTTGGTGTAGACTGGCCTGTAAGATATAAAGATATTGCACCTTGGTATGATAAGGTTGAGGAATATATAGGAGTTAGTGGTGAAGCCTTAGGATTAGAGGTTTTACCAGATGGAAAATTTCAGCCCGCCATGAAATTAAACTGTGTTGAAGAAGATTTTAAGAAAACTACGGCAGACAAGTTTGATGACGGTCGTTTAGTTACCATAGGTAGAACGGCACATATTACAGACCCCAATGCCACTTTTGAAGGTCGTGGCACGTGCCAAAATAGAGACCGTTGCTGGCGCGGATGCCCATTTGGTGGATATTTTAGTAGCAACTCCTCTACATTACCAGCTGCTGAGCGTACCGGAAATATGACCTTGAGACCGAATTCTATAGTGCATGAAATCATATATGACGATACTACTAAAAAAGCAACGGGAGTAAGAGTAATAGATGCAGAGACCAATGAAAAAATAGAATTTAAAGCAAAGGTGATTTTTCTATGCGCATCTGCAATGGCATCGGTGGGTATTTTGTTGCAATCTAAATCTGAACGTTTCCCTAACGGATTAGGAAATGATTCTGATGCTTTAGGAAGAGGTATTATGGACCACCATTATAAATTAGGTGCAACGGCAAAGGTAGATGGGTATTTAGATAAATACTACAAAGGAAGACGTGCAAACGGTTTTTACATACCTCGTTTTGTAAACTTAAATGAAGAAACTAAACGCGAAGGATATTTACGTGGGTTTGGTTATCAAGGTACAGCAAGTAGAGGGGATTGGTCTGCAGAAATAGGTGAATTAGGATATGGAAAAGATTTAAAGGAATCTGTACTAAAACCAGGTAGATGGACTATTGGTGTAACCGGATTTGGAGAGTTTTTACCATACGACGACAACAGGGTAACACTTAGCCCAACTGAAAAAGATAAATGGGGACTGCCTCAATTAGCCTTTGATGTAGAATTCAAAGAGAACGAATACAAAATGCGTGAAGACATTAAAAAAGAAATTGTGAACATGTTTGAAGCTGCAGGCTTTAAAGATGTGGCATCTTACGAAGAGCCTAGCGGACCTGGTTTGGGTATTCATGAAATGGGTGGTGCCAGAATGGGCCACAACGCAAAGACTTCTATAATTAACAAGAATAACCAAGTACATTTAGTACCCAACGTATATGTAACCGATGGTGCTTTTATGTCTTCTTCTAGCTGTGTAAACCCATCATTGACCTATATGGCATTTACCGCGCGGGCAGCAAATCATGCAGCTGAACAATTAAAAGCAGGTAAATTTTCTTAA